A genomic region of Papaver somniferum cultivar HN1 chromosome 7, ASM357369v1, whole genome shotgun sequence contains the following coding sequences:
- the LOC113298442 gene encoding uncharacterized protein LOC113298442 encodes MGTREFKRMSRGQSQTRTQFGRRVLGKCRGKEKVNNAVIIDVDSSEEHDFIIVDEPECSKKIFQSSRVSVERKKSPCSVIISIDDDDDVDELVNSDDVLRHAGQRNVSGNASDQSLSEESNSGHHGFAHESPSHPNVFKSKPRQSNCYGLYTDSDSSSSESDSSDVEVMEGSSGKIREQWERAASKKKMFDHVVNDQSNFKDQACASGSFADNSENAAVPKTTEHFYRTNNGNGDGLIDNDIVMDSIYETGNKDDEFELPNEEDFVSKKRNMDDSHVNHDNYPVDKDEGLSTSYDRASTGVTCSMEKGKAFDDFDFGKACFLGKEKVSQEKTELQDTEACGSNSRKSDAAECNYDKYKTRDEDVGYFQETPCDRSNNGIACSMEKEKSVPGKTDFCNAQTSHISETFFEEKSSPANPLLCNDLEAETAHDIQNDLIDGREKYKETAEYKRAMEDEWASRQRELQNQAEEAQRLKKRRRAETARLLDMEKRQKQRLEEMRQTQKKDVETRNLKEEIRAKVRKELDKVEKLYYDMASLLRYLGINVRGGPHPMPREVHTAYKQALLKFHPDRASRNNIREQVEAEEKFKLISRLKEKLLPI; translated from the exons ATGGGAACAAGGGAGTTCAAAAGAATGTCCAGGGGACAATCTCAAACACGTACTCAGTTTGGCAGGAGAGTTTTAGGAAAGTGTAGAGGGAAAGAAAAAGTTAATAATGCGGTCATAATCGATGTTGATAGTAGTGAGGAACATGACTTTATCATCGTCGATGAGCCAGAATGTTCTAAGAAGATATTTCAAAGTTCTAGGGTATCAGTTGAAAGAAAGAAGTCACCGTGTAGTGTCATTATTAGcattgacgatgatgatgatgttgacgaACTTGTAAATAGTGATGATGTACTGAGACATGCTGGCCAAAGAAATGTATCTGGTAATGCTTCTGACCAATCACTTTCTGAAGAATCAAACAGTGGTCATCATGGATTTGCCCATGAAAGTCCATCCCATCCGAATGTATTTAAGTCGAAGCCTAGACAATCTAATTGTTATGGCTTATACACTGACTCTGATAGTAGTTCCTCTGAAAGTGATAGTTCTGACGTTGAGGTTATGGAAGGTTCTTCAGGAAAAATACGTGAGCAGTGGGAAAGGGCTGCTTCGAAGAAAAAAATGTTTGATCATGTCGTAAATGATCAGTCTAATTTTAAGGATCAGGCCTGTGCCTCTGGGTCATTCGCTGATAATTCAGAAAATGCTGCCGTTCCAAAGACGACTGAGCATTTTTATCGTACAAACAATGGAAATGGTGATGGGCTTATTGATAATGACATTGTCATGGATTCAATATATGAAACGGGCAATAAAGACGACGAGTTTGAATTGCCGAATGAGGAGGACTTTGTGAGCAAAAAGAGAAATATGGATGATTCACATGTTAATCATGACAATTACCCTGTAGACAAAGATGAAGGGCTTTCGACGTCATATGACAGAGCCAGCACTGGCGTGACTTGTTCCATGGAAAAGGGAAAAGCgtttgatgattttgattttgggaaaGCTTGTTTCCTGGGTAAAGAAAAAGTTTCCCAGGAGAAGACTGAGTTACAGGATACAGAGGCATGTGGTAGCAACAGTAGAAAATCAGATGCAGCGGAGTGTAATTATGATAAATACAAGACTCGGGATGAAGATGTTGGGTATTTTCAAGAAACTCCTTGCGACAGATCTAATAATGGTATAGCCTGTTCAATGGAGAAAGAGAAGTCAGTTCCTGGGAAAACTGATTTTTGCAATGCTCAAACATCGCACATAAGTGAAacattttttgaagaaaaatcatCACCAGCCAATCCATTGTTGTGCAATGATCTAGAGGCGGAGACTGCACATGATATCCAGAATGATTTAATTGACGGAAGGGAAAAATACAAGGAAACTGCCGAGTACAAGCGTGCAATGGAAGACGAATGGGCGTCTAGGCAGCGCGAGTTACAAAATCAG GCTGAAGAAGCACAGCGtttaaagaagagaagaagggctGAGACTGCGCGTTTGTTAGACATGGAGAAAAGGCAGAAGCAACGCTTGGAAGAAATGCGGCAAACACAAAAGAAG GACGTTGAAACTCGGAACTTGAAAGAAGAGATTCGTGCAAAAGTAAGGAAAGAGCTCGACAAAGTAGAAAAGTTATATTATGATATGGCTTCTCTACTGCGTTACTTGGGGATCAATGTGCGAGGGGGGCCCCATCCCATGCCGCGTGAG GTACACACAGCTTATAAACAAGCCTTACTAAAGTTCCATCCTGATCGAGCATCAAGAAATAACATCCGTGAACAGGTTGAAGCAGAGGAGAAATTCAAGCTTATTTCGCGCTtgaaggagaaactattaccaattTGA
- the LOC113298445 gene encoding AUGMIN subunit 5-like, translated as MQSSGNSIAQAEAILEWLQKEMGYRPQGPYLSSNKPMLPSIDSIRKICRGNMVPVWHFLLQRVKSEKTVEKIRRNILVHGSSDGTTEGSSTSTSEDVRRKGRKREKENVKLRFDRERSDGSSSSSDSREIALAERDLAEKEVERLRQVLQRQRKELRGRMLEVSREEAERKRMLDEKSNHRHRQVMLEAYDQQCEEATKIFAEYQRRIHHYVNQARRSTGGTFDVTDDFHPNSEKEAVYSTVKGNKSSDDISLVETARDRNIRIACEALAEHMIEKIRNSFPAYEGGGIHVNSQLEAAKLGIDSDGEVPDEVKAAVLKALKNPPQLLQSITMYTMRLKTLISRETEKIDIRADAELLRYKYENNRVMDALSLDATSQLHSQLYDPGKIGVDVPSKGTHSQLLERQKAHVQQFVATEDALNKASEARNLCQKLIKHLHGNSDVDNQHSVSAGSTSQNAGSLRQFELEVWAKEREAAGLKASLNTLTSEVQRLNKLCTEWQEAEESLRKKWEKIEEFDARRSELESIFTSLIKANMNASAFWHQQPLAAREYASSTIIPACAVVTDISNNAKDLIEKEVAAFYRSPDNSLYMLPSTPQGLLDSMGVSGSTGPEAVAAAEKSAALLTARAGSRDPSAIPSICRVSAALQYNAGLEGSDAGLASVLESLEFCLKLRGSEASVLENLSKAINLVHLRRDLVESGHSLLNHAFRAQQECDRTTSHCLTLASEQEKIVVEKWLPELRTAVLDAQKCLEDCKNVRGLVDEWWEQPAATVVDWVKVDGQNVAAWLNHVKQLQMAFYDKQLL; from the exons atgcagaGTTCAGGGAACTCAATTGCTCAAGCAGAAGCAATATTAGAATGGCTTCAAAAAGAAATGGGTTACAGACCACAAGGTCCTTACTTGTCATCAAACAAACCAATGTTACCTTCAATCGATTCAATTCGAAAAATTTGTCGTGGAAATATGGTTCCAGTTTGGCATTTCTTGTTGCAAAGAGTTAAATCAGAGAAAACAGTGGagaaaattaggagaaatataCTTGTTCATGGAAGTAGTGATGGTACAACTGAAGGGTCATCGACATCTACTAGTGAAGATGTGAGAAGAAAAGGAAGGAAACGAGAGAAAGAAAATGTTAAATTAAGATTTGATAGAGAAAGATCAGAtgggtcttcttcttcttcagatagTAGAGAGATTGCTTTAGCAGAAAGAGATTTAGCTGAGAAAGAAGTTGAAAGGTTAAGACAAGTCCTTCAGCGACAGAGAAAAGAACTAAGGGGAAGAATGTTGGAGGTGTCTAGGGAGGAAgcagaaagaaaaagaatgcTTGATGAGAAGTCTAATCACAG ACACAGGCAAGTTATGCTGGAGGCTTATGATCAGCAATGCGAGGAAGCCACCAAAATATTTGCCGAGTATCAAAGACGAATTCATCACTATGTTAATCAAGCAAGGAGGTCTACTGGTGGCACATTTGATGTAACTGACGATTTCCACCCAAATAGTGAGAAAGAAGCAGTTTATTCAACTGTTAAGGGCAACAAATCATCTGATGATATCAGTCTTGTTGAGACTGCTAGGGACAGAAATATTAGGATTGCTTGTGAAGCCCTTGCTGAACATATGATTGAAAAAATACGCAATTCCTTTCCTGCTTATGAAGGAGGTGGTATTCATGTGAACTCTCAGTTAGAAGCTGCCAAATTAGGCATTGATTCTGATGGAGAAGTACCTGATGAGGTGAAGGCTGCTGTTTTAAAAGCCCTAAAGAATCCTCCTCAACTTCTTCAGTCAATTACAATGTACACCATGCGGCTGAAAACATTGATTAGTAGAGAGACGGAGAAAATTGATATCAGAGCTGACGCAGAACTCTTGAG ATACAAGTATGAGAACAACAGAGTAATGGATGCTTTGTCTTTGGATGCAACATCACAATTACATTCTCAACTATATGACCCTGGGAAGATAGGAGTTGATGTTCCGAGCAAAGGTACTCACAGTCAGCTTCTCGAGAGACAG AAAGCACATGTTCAGCAGTTTGTGGCTACTGAAGATGCTCTAAATAAAGCTTCAGAAGCTCGAAATCTATGCCAAAAGCTTATAAAGCATCTGCATGGGAACTCTGATGTAGATAACCAACACTCAGTTTCTGCTGGCAGCACATCACAGAATGCAGGCAGTCTGAGACAGTTTGAG TTGGAGGTCTGGGCCAAGGAAAGAGAAGCAGCTGGATTAAAAGCGAGTTTGAACACATTGACATCTGAAGTCCAGCGCTTGAATAAACTGTGTACAGAGTGGCAAGAAGCTGAAGAGTCTTTGAGAAAAAAGTGGGAGAAGATTGAAGAGTTTGACGCACGCAGATCAGAGCTAGAATCCATATTTACGTCTCTCATTAAGGCTAACATG AACGCTTCTGCATTCTGGCATCAGCAGCCATTAGCTGCACGGGAGTATGCTTCAAGTACCATAATTCCGGCATGTGCAGTCGTCACAGACATATCAAATAATGCAAAGGATCTTATCGAGAAGGAGGTTGCAGCTTTCTATAGAAGTCCTGATAACAGCCTTTACATGCTGCCGTCTACTCCACAG GGTCTCTTGGATTCCATGGGTGTGAGTGGGTCAACAGGACCCGAAGCAGTTGCAGCTGCAGAAAAAAGTGCCGCTCTATTGACTGCTAGGGCTGGTTCTAGAGATCCATCAGCAATTCCTTCTATATGCCGCGTATCTGCTGCCCTTCAATATAATGCTG GTCTGGAAGGTTCAGATGCTGGATTAGCATCAGTTTTAGAATCTCTTGAGTTCTGTTTGAAGCTAAGGGGTTCCGAGGCAAGTGTTCTGGAGAACTTATCGAAGGCTATTAACTTGGTCCATTTACGTCGTGATCTTGTTGAAAGTGGTCATTCACTGCTAAACCATGCATTCCGTGCACAACAAGAATGTGATAG GACAACAAGCCATTGTTTGACATTAGCTTCTGAACAAGAAAAGATTGTTGTAGAAAAATGGTTGCCGGAACTTAGAACTGCTGTTTTGGACGCCCAAAAATGCTTGGAAGATTGTAAGAATGTCAGGGGTTTG GTTGATGAATGGTGGGAGCAACCTGCTGCAACAGTTGTTGACTGGGTAAAGGTTGATGGCCAAAATGTGGCTGCCTGGCTCAACCATGTTAAACAGCTGCAAATGGCATTTTATGACAAGCAGCTTCTTTGA
- the LOC113298443 gene encoding vegetative cell wall protein gp1-like: MGTVSFRMLWFFISILGFIIIFNHGSEANPDTDDHPSAVVIGTVYCDACFQQDFSRTSSHFISGATVAVECGRDESSSKASFYKQVKTNKHGKFKVHLPLSVGKHVKKIKECTVKLISSSEPFCAVASSATSSSLHLKSRKQGTHIFSAGFFTFKPLKEPELCNQKPSTATSKEFDFIKHFSFTPSIPTFSPITQNPILPPIAQNPTLPDILQPLLPPTVPMVMQPLQPLLPTPPITEKTISKISGNLAQNSIRQTKVKKSRKRRRMSSGSKPTITEEKTFFPTPQIPPILPSPQPTFGGIPLPPNPLQPAPLLPNPLQPPSGGLPPLLPTPPSGGLLPTPIIPLLTPPPPPPVFRFPFPLPPFPTLPFPPSPGFPGIPPAFHPKQTSP, from the exons ATGGGCACTGTCAGTTTTAGAATGTTATGGTTTTTCATATCAATTTTAGGATTTATAATCATCTTCAATCATGGTTCGGAAGCTAATCCTGACACAGACGATCATCCTTCTGCAGTTGTCATCGGAACAGTTTATTGTGATGCATGCTTTCAACAAGATTTTTCAAGAACTAGTAGTCACTTCATATCAG GTGCTACTGTTGCTGTGGAGTGTGGTAGAGATGAAAGCAGTTCTAAAGCTAGTTTCTACAAGCAAGTGAAAACAAACAAACATGGAAAGTTCAAAGTTCATCTACCATTGTCAGTTGGTAAACATGTTAAGAAAATCAAGGAATGCACAGTGAAGTTGATAAGTAGTAGTGAACCATTTTGTGCAGTTGCTTCTTCAGCTACTTCATCATCACTCCATCTCAAGTCAAGAAAACAAGGAACTCATATTTTCTCAGCTGGTTTTTTCACCTTTAAACCTTTAAAAGAACCAGAGCTCTGTAACCAGAAACCAAGCACTGCAACTTCTAAAGAGTTTGATTTCATCAAACATTTCTCCTTTACTCCAAGTATTCcaacattttcacccataacacAAAATCCAATCTTGCCACCCATAGCTCAAAACCCAACTCTACCTGATATTCTGCAACCACTCCTTCCTCCTACCGTGCCCATGGTAATGCAGCCTCTGCAACCACTCCTTCCTACCCCACCAATTACTGAAAAGACTATCTCGAAAATTTCAGGGAATTTGGCACAAAACTCTATTAGGCAGACGAAAGTAAAGAAATCTAGGAAGAGAAGAAGGATGTCATCGGGTTCTAAACCAACTATAACTGAGGAGAAAACCTTCTTTCCAACCCCACAAATACCACCAATATTACCATCACCACAGCCTACTTTTGGTGGAATTCCTCTACCACCAAATCCATTACAACCAGCACCACTTCTGCCTAACCCATTACAGCCACCATCTGGCGGTCTTCCACCTCTCCTTCCCACGCCACCATCTGGTGGTCTTCTTCCCACACCAATCATTCCCCTGCTAactccgccgccaccaccaccagtttTTCGATTCCCTTTCCCACTCCCACCTTTCCCTACGCTCCCATTCCCACCTTCACCTGGATTCCCCGGGATTCCACCAGCTTTCCATCCCAAGCAAACCTCTCCATGA
- the LOC113298444 gene encoding probable galacturonosyltransferase 11 produces MRRRAAEYRRPVRRRFSYWIWGLLGLFSIAALVMFVIHHNHEDRIEPPKNTSIVREQFPREGLNFTEEILSVTSFARQLSDQMTLAKAYVIIAKEHNNLQLAWDLSSKIRNCQLLLSKAAMREQPITLDEAKPLVKGLSSLIYKAQDAHYDIATTIMTMKSHIQAIEERANAATVQSTAFGQLAAEMLPKNLHCMNIKLTADWHGNPVLREIAGEKKNSPRVVDNNLYHFCIFSDNFLATSAVVNSTVSNADHPKQLVFHIITDGISYGSMQTWFIENDFKGAAIEIQNIEEFSWLNVSYSPVVKQLLNQEVRAYYFGSSEDPKSDAKFRNPKYLSLLNHLRFYIPEIYPSLEKVVFLDDDIIVQKDLTPLFSLDLHGNVNGAVETCLEAFHRYYKYLNFSNPVISSKFDPQACGWAFGMNVFDLIAWKKANVTQRYHYWQEQNNDRNLWKLGTLPPGLLTFYGLTEPLDRRWHVLGLGFDTNIDNRLIESAAVIHYNGNMKPWLKLAIGRYKPLWERYVNHTHPYVQNCVTS; encoded by the exons ATGCGGCGACGGGCTGCCGAGTACCGGCGCCCGGTAAGAAGGAGGTTTTCATATTGGATCTGGGGACTTCTTGGATTATTCTCTATTGCAGCTTTAGTTATGTTTGTTATTCATCATAATCATGAAGATCGGATTGAACCACCAAAAAAT ACAAGCATTGTGAGAGAACAGTTTCCCCGTGAAGGTTTAAACTTTACTGAAGAAATATTAAGTGTGACTTCGTTTGCAAGGCAGTTGAGCGATCAAATGACTCTGGCCAAGGCTTATGTTATTATTGCAAAAGAACACAACAATCTTCAGCTTGCTTGGGATCTCAGCTCCAAAATCAGAAATTGTCAACTATTACTTTCGAAAGCTGCCATGAGAGAGCAACCCATCACACTTGATGAAGCAAAGCCTCTTGTTAAAGGCCTATCATCACTGATCTATAAAGCACAAGATGCCCATTATGATATTGCAACCACGATTATGACGATGAAGTCTCACATTCAAGCCATTGAAGAACGTGCAAATGCTGCAACAGTTCAAAGTACAGCTTTTGGGCAGTTGGCTGCAGAAATGCTACCCAAGAATCTTCATTGCATGAATATCAAGCTCACAGCTGATTGGCATGGGAACCCTGTCTTAAGGGAAATTGCTGGAGAAAAGAAAAACTCCCCTCGGGTCGTGGATAATAATCTCTATCACTTCTGTATTTTCTCAGATAATTTCCTTGCAACTTCAGCTGTCGTGAACTCCACTGTTTCCAACGCAGACCATCCAAAGCAACTTGTTTTCCATATCATCACAGATGGAATCAGTTATGGATCGATGCAAACATGGTTTATTGAGAACGATTTCAAGGGTGCCGCTATCGAAATCCAGAACATAGAGGAGTTTTCTTGGTTGAATGTCTCCTACTCCCCTGTGGTGAAACAGCTCCTTAATCAAGAGGTTCGTGCCTACTATTTTGGTTCGTCTGAGGATCCAAAAAGTGATGCAAAGTTTCGAAATCCGAAATACCTCTCTTTGCTGAACCATTTGCGGTTTTATATCCCTGAGATATACCCATCGCTCGAGAAGGTGGTCTTCCTAGATGATGATATCATTGTTCAGAAGGATCTGACTCCTCTTTTCTCTTTGGATTTACATGGAAACGTGAATGGTGCAGTGGAAACTTGTCTCGAGGCATTCCATCGGTACTATAAATATCTCAACTTTTCCAACCCAGTTATCAGCTCAAAATTTGACCCACAGGCCTGTGGATGGGCATTTGGAATGAATGTCTTTGATTTGATCGCATGGAAAAAAGCGAATGTCACCCAGCGGTATCACTACTGGCAGGAGCagaataatgatcgaaatctttgGAAGCTTGGTACCCTTCCTCCAGGTCTTCTGACATTTTATGGATTGACAGAGCCACTTGATAGGAGATGGCATGTGTTAGGGTTAGGTTTCGATACGAATATTGATAACCGCCTAATTGAAAGCGCAGCAGTCATTCATTATAATGGGAACATGAAGCCATGGCTGAAGCTGGCTATTGGCAGGTATAAGCCTCTGTGGGAACGGTACGTAAATCATACCCACCCATACGTTCAAAATTGTGTTACAAGCTAA